In Phycisphaerae bacterium, a genomic segment contains:
- a CDS encoding GH3 auxin-responsive promoter family protein — protein MPTLLEHIAARLAMLHARRVLARFQRTLDNVDTAQQQALMRVLRLVTNSDFGRRYGLAAVRSLADLRRAVPLATYEDYRPTIDRLCDGDTQALFSPGTPILMFATSSGTMALPKRIPVTPDFVADYRRGWNTFGIKMLADHPDAVLRAILQSSGRHDAETTSAGIPCGAITGLLALAQKRIVRRFYVGRPEISHVPDARARYYTLMRLGVVRDVAFAITANPATLIQMARTTDELSETLIRDVHDGTVAPELVSDATLRRTLSTGLRPNPRRAAELTRLRRQHGTLRPRDYWRLSFVACWTGGSLGHYLGRLAEWWGPVPVRDVGLLASEGRVSIPFDDNTPIGVLDVTAGVFEFIPLADADAAHPPTLQFKELEVGRDYVVVLTNTSGLVRYRLDDVVRVHGHLGAAPLVEFLHRAGRVASVAGEKLTENQLVAAVQATCRRLALPEFDFVAAPCWADPPYYRVSATHAEHPALAATLDAELALQNEEYDSRRKSNRLGPLRVRSVSLTSLTTMDARLAAARRSTTEQYKRPCLFPAPGQDDRALDLAQAPDAATAS, from the coding sequence ATGCCGACCCTGCTGGAACATATCGCGGCCCGCCTGGCCATGCTGCACGCCCGCCGCGTGTTGGCACGGTTTCAGCGGACCCTTGACAACGTTGACACTGCCCAGCAGCAAGCACTCATGCGTGTTCTCCGCCTCGTGACGAACAGCGACTTCGGTCGCCGGTACGGCTTGGCCGCCGTCCGCTCGCTCGCGGACCTCCGTCGCGCTGTCCCGCTCGCGACCTACGAAGACTATCGCCCCACCATCGACCGCCTCTGTGACGGCGACACCCAGGCCCTCTTCAGCCCCGGCACGCCCATCCTCATGTTCGCCACCAGCAGCGGCACGATGGCCCTGCCGAAGCGTATCCCCGTGACACCCGACTTCGTCGCCGACTACCGTCGCGGCTGGAACACGTTCGGCATCAAGATGCTCGCGGACCACCCCGACGCCGTGTTGCGCGCTATCCTACAGTCCTCCGGGCGCCACGACGCCGAGACAACCTCTGCCGGCATCCCCTGCGGCGCGATCACCGGCCTGCTCGCCTTGGCGCAGAAGCGCATCGTGCGACGCTTCTATGTAGGCCGCCCCGAAATCAGCCACGTGCCGGACGCCCGCGCTCGCTATTACACCCTCATGCGGCTCGGCGTCGTCCGCGATGTCGCCTTCGCCATCACCGCGAACCCCGCGACGCTCATCCAGATGGCCCGCACCACCGACGAACTCAGCGAGACGCTAATCCGCGACGTCCACGACGGCACGGTCGCCCCCGAACTTGTGAGCGACGCTACCCTCCGCCGCACACTGTCCACCGGCCTGCGCCCCAACCCGCGACGTGCCGCCGAATTGACCCGGCTGCGCCGCCAACACGGTACCCTCAGGCCCCGCGACTACTGGCGGTTGTCCTTCGTCGCCTGCTGGACCGGCGGAAGCCTCGGCCATTACCTCGGGCGCCTCGCCGAGTGGTGGGGACCCGTTCCCGTCCGTGACGTCGGCCTCCTCGCCAGCGAAGGACGCGTCAGCATCCCGTTCGACGACAATACCCCCATCGGCGTGCTCGATGTCACCGCGGGCGTCTTCGAGTTCATCCCCCTCGCGGATGCCGACGCCGCTCATCCGCCTACGCTCCAATTCAAGGAGTTGGAGGTCGGCCGTGACTACGTGGTGGTCCTCACCAACACGTCCGGCCTGGTCCGCTATCGCCTCGACGACGTGGTCCGCGTCCACGGCCACCTCGGCGCGGCCCCGCTCGTCGAGTTCCTGCACCGCGCCGGGCGCGTCGCGTCGGTCGCCGGCGAGAAGCTCACGGAGAATCAACTGGTCGCCGCCGTCCAGGCAACCTGCCGGCGACTCGCGCTCCCGGAGTTCGACTTCGTGGCCGCCCCGTGCTGGGCCGATCCACCTTACTACCGCGTGAGCGCTACGCACGCCGAACACCCGGCACTCGCAGCCACCCTCGACGCCGAATTGGCGCTCCAGAACGAAGAGTACGACTCACGGCGCAAGTCCAACCGACTCGGCCCCCTGCGGGTCCGAAGCGTGTCCCTCACGAGCCTGACAACGATGGACGCCCGCCTGGCCGCGGCGCGTCGCTCAACGACCGAGCAGTACAAGCGTCCCTGCCTGTTCCCAGCCCCCGGTCAGGACGACCGCGCCCTCGACCTCGCCCAGGCTCCCGACGCCGCAACGGCATCCTAA
- a CDS encoding alpha/beta fold hydrolase has protein sequence MKYVRISLNIMRTTKPPLSRTPLDFDRLTGEPILFPAYDGLPLQGMIIRANPAVPRRGLVVFAHEFCADMYSCARYCRPLQETGYDILTFDFRGHGLSECPPDYTPRQWVTDRDLDDMRGAAAYAEHWLEAHGYPVEFGVFGISRGACAAILVALEYPSIRVIVADGAFSTDSTIEYFMRRWAYIFAKVRVVYENHPPAFWRFLRWSMFHFARREFKCRFPSVRKAIKRLAPRPMLFIHGEKDSYLPVEQSRRLYALAPQPKALWIAPGARHNQAVVHHPEFYRRLTTGFFDRHLAGLTPQPPTPLMAAAPAAATVTD, from the coding sequence ATGAAGTACGTGCGCATTTCCCTCAATATTATGCGCACCACGAAGCCCCCGCTTTCGCGCACTCCCCTCGACTTCGACCGCCTGACGGGCGAGCCGATTCTCTTCCCGGCCTACGATGGCTTGCCGCTCCAAGGCATGATCATCCGCGCCAATCCGGCGGTCCCGCGCCGCGGACTCGTCGTGTTCGCGCACGAGTTCTGCGCGGACATGTACTCCTGTGCCCGGTACTGCCGCCCGCTCCAGGAAACCGGCTACGACATCCTCACGTTCGACTTCCGTGGTCACGGGCTATCCGAATGCCCACCCGACTACACGCCCCGCCAGTGGGTCACCGACCGCGATCTCGACGACATGCGCGGCGCGGCCGCCTACGCCGAGCACTGGCTTGAGGCCCACGGCTACCCGGTCGAGTTCGGCGTGTTTGGCATCTCGCGCGGCGCGTGCGCCGCCATCCTCGTCGCGCTCGAGTATCCCAGCATTCGCGTCATCGTCGCCGATGGCGCCTTCAGCACCGACAGCACCATCGAATACTTCATGCGCCGCTGGGCCTACATCTTCGCCAAGGTCCGCGTGGTCTACGAAAACCACCCGCCCGCTTTCTGGCGCTTCCTGCGCTGGTCGATGTTCCACTTTGCACGCCGCGAGTTCAAATGCCGCTTCCCCTCCGTGCGCAAGGCCATCAAGCGCCTTGCGCCCCGCCCGATGCTCTTCATCCACGGCGAAAAGGACTCGTACCTCCCCGTCGAACAGAGCCGGCGGCTGTACGCGCTCGCGCCACAGCCCAAGGCCCTCTGGATCGCCCCCGGCGCCCGCCATAACCAGGCGGTCGTGCACCACCCCGAATTCTACCGGCGACTGACCACCGGTTTCTTCGACCGCCACCTCGCGGGTCTCACGCCGCAACCGCCAACGCCTCTCATGGCCGCCGCCCCCGCCGCCGCGACCGTCACCGACTGA
- a CDS encoding TlpA family protein disulfide reductase: protein MRATVCLIVLVVSGLVPALRADSADARTVLQQAEAAMHALKAIRYTGRGEAEGILSTRVPTVEGTVTLVPVAGAAMPKLRLDAEVRPFNAPKPMTFQVANDGKQVTLVDHTNRVYFDRALPEGSLLLNNVSPLLIREFGAAQPFAREAGAASLELTGSEKVGDVECDVVHAVLSRGGDEVRWYFGKTDHLPRRVQRVVQTPAGKTTITTSLTTLDTQPQIQESLFHVAKPEGFNEPLTGRMMPGPGGGGRGLLPVGSEAPGWTLRSADGQEVSLGKLRGKVVLLDFWATWCGPCRQAMPALQRLHERYKDKPVAIFAVNCWERSPQVDPAGFLKQSGYTYPVLLNANDVAQAYKVTGIPTFYLIGMDGKILLAFSGVSPDVERQIEALIEQALGGGAKK from the coding sequence ATGCGAGCAACAGTGTGCCTGATCGTTCTGGTGGTGAGCGGGCTGGTCCCGGCGTTGCGGGCGGACTCCGCCGACGCGCGCACGGTGCTGCAGCAGGCGGAAGCCGCGATGCACGCGCTGAAGGCGATCCGGTACACGGGGCGCGGCGAAGCTGAGGGGATCCTGAGCACGCGCGTGCCGACGGTCGAAGGAACGGTCACGCTGGTGCCGGTCGCGGGGGCGGCCATGCCGAAGCTGCGACTGGACGCGGAGGTGCGGCCGTTCAACGCGCCCAAGCCGATGACCTTCCAGGTCGCGAATGACGGTAAGCAAGTGACCTTGGTGGACCACACGAACCGGGTGTACTTCGACCGGGCATTGCCGGAGGGCAGCCTGCTGCTGAACAACGTGTCGCCGCTGCTGATCCGCGAATTCGGGGCCGCGCAGCCGTTCGCGCGGGAAGCCGGGGCCGCATCGCTGGAGCTGACGGGCAGCGAGAAGGTGGGCGACGTCGAGTGCGATGTGGTGCACGCCGTGCTATCGCGCGGCGGCGACGAGGTGCGCTGGTACTTCGGGAAGACCGATCATCTGCCGCGGCGCGTGCAGCGGGTCGTGCAGACGCCGGCGGGAAAAACCACAATCACCACGTCGCTGACGACACTGGACACGCAGCCGCAGATCCAGGAGAGCCTGTTCCACGTCGCCAAGCCGGAGGGGTTCAACGAGCCCCTGACCGGGCGGATGATGCCAGGTCCGGGCGGGGGGGGCCGCGGGCTGCTGCCGGTGGGGAGCGAGGCGCCGGGCTGGACGCTGCGGAGCGCCGACGGTCAGGAGGTCTCGCTGGGGAAGCTGCGCGGAAAGGTCGTGCTGCTCGACTTCTGGGCGACCTGGTGCGGGCCGTGCCGCCAGGCGATGCCGGCACTCCAGCGCCTGCATGAGCGGTACAAGGACAAGCCGGTGGCGATTTTCGCGGTGAACTGCTGGGAGCGCAGCCCGCAGGTGGATCCGGCGGGTTTCCTCAAGCAGAGCGGGTACACGTACCCGGTGCTGTTGAACGCCAATGACGTCGCGCAGGCGTACAAGGTAACCGGGATTCCGACCTTTTACTTGATCGGGATGGACGGCAAGATCCTGCTGGCGTTTTCGGGTGTTTCGCCGGACGTGGAGCGACAGATCGAGGCGCTGATCGAGCAGGCTTTGGGGGGCGGGGCGAAGAAGTAG
- the rpsU gene encoding 30S ribosomal protein S21: MIRVKVRGSESVEQMVRRFKKLCEKEGLTRDIKRTSYYEKPSERRRRKTRKSMKRIQKDALLF; this comes from the coding sequence ATGATCCGGGTGAAGGTGCGCGGTAGCGAGTCGGTCGAGCAGATGGTGCGGCGTTTCAAGAAGTTGTGCGAAAAGGAAGGCCTGACGCGCGACATCAAGCGCACCAGTTACTACGAGAAGCCGTCCGAACGTCGCCGGCGCAAGACCCGCAAGTCGATGAAGCGCATCCAGAAGGACGCGCTGCTGTTCTAG
- a CDS encoding sodium-translocating pyrophosphatase, giving the protein MDALFRPHRAVLAWTLMVLLVGVALPGAALAQSAPAAATTTASAGGHSLADLPWVWWIAPLGAVLALVYARIFYKSMIAADEGDENMRRVSGYVREGALAYLKQQYKVVAIFFIVVSALLFWMGWSLEVQHKIVFAAFLTGGFFSGLCGWLGMNTATRASHRTAAGARKSLNDGLVVAFRSGAVMGLVVVGFGLIDICAWFLLLYSGILPFEFTQNMTLNDITVVMLTFGMGASSQALFARVGGGIYTKAADVGADLVGKVEAGIPEDDPRNPATIADNVGDNVGDVAGMGADLYESYCGSILATAALGVAAISAIYGSEGGPGLVPALKMIAAPMVLAGIGIVLSVVGIYMVRTKEDATMGQLLKALRVGIYGSSALIAVAAFIICWLLFSGISGVSFVGIWVAILAGLVAGNVIGYATEYYTSYEFSPTKRIAEQAVTGPATVIIAGIATGMKSAWAAVTTTVIAILVAFVAAGGSQEFLLGLYGVGISAVGMLATLGITLATDAYGPIADNAGGNAEMTGQEPYVRHRTDALDSLGNTTAATGKGFAIGSAALTALALLAAYVEEVRIGQIREARAEIMNVVQEAQPSEAIYYGHGKFAQRIGAGNTDSDFGCLMLIEPSPPPAELTLGTKLTSISEPNEENVRLATLGAHTLRLVNARRSSMAQYMAFYDVTLMNPKTLCGLFCGVLLVFVFCAMTMQAVGRAAYRMMKECRVQFEKVRAYLRGQGKDEAYVNDPDNWPRQQIEFQGAKVPDYAKAVAISTRGAQREMVIPSLMAIIVPVLVGLVFDVPGVMGLLAGGLTAGFAVAIFMANAGGAWDNAKKLIETFGKITARQCLEDAAVLERIPQAIRADIKARAQLATNGGHPDKIVYGKGSDDHKAGVVGDTVGDPFKDTSGPSLNILIKLMSMVSVVFAGLIVKYAPLITAWLGLGG; this is encoded by the coding sequence GTGGACGCATTGTTTCGACCGCATCGTGCCGTGCTCGCGTGGACTCTGATGGTCCTGTTGGTGGGGGTGGCACTACCGGGCGCGGCGCTGGCGCAGAGCGCGCCGGCGGCCGCGACGACGACGGCGAGCGCCGGGGGACACTCGCTGGCCGACCTGCCGTGGGTGTGGTGGATCGCGCCGCTGGGCGCGGTGCTGGCGCTGGTTTATGCGCGCATCTTCTACAAGTCGATGATCGCGGCCGACGAAGGCGACGAGAACATGCGCCGCGTGTCGGGCTACGTGCGCGAGGGGGCGCTGGCGTACCTGAAGCAGCAGTACAAGGTCGTGGCGATTTTCTTCATCGTGGTTTCGGCGCTGCTGTTCTGGATGGGGTGGTCGCTCGAAGTGCAGCACAAGATCGTGTTTGCCGCGTTCCTGACGGGCGGTTTCTTCAGCGGTTTGTGCGGCTGGCTGGGTATGAACACGGCGACGCGGGCGTCGCACCGCACGGCGGCCGGCGCGCGGAAGTCGCTGAACGACGGGCTCGTGGTGGCATTCCGCAGCGGTGCGGTGATGGGGCTCGTGGTGGTGGGGTTCGGGCTGATCGACATTTGCGCGTGGTTCCTGCTGCTGTACTCGGGCATTCTGCCGTTCGAGTTCACGCAGAACATGACGCTCAATGACATCACGGTCGTGATGCTGACGTTCGGCATGGGCGCGAGTTCGCAGGCGCTGTTTGCGCGTGTCGGCGGCGGCATCTACACGAAGGCGGCCGACGTGGGCGCTGACCTGGTGGGCAAGGTCGAGGCGGGCATTCCCGAGGACGACCCGCGCAACCCGGCGACGATCGCGGATAACGTGGGCGACAACGTCGGCGACGTCGCGGGCATGGGCGCGGACCTGTACGAGTCGTACTGCGGGTCGATCCTGGCGACGGCGGCCCTGGGTGTCGCGGCGATCAGCGCCATCTACGGATCCGAAGGCGGTCCGGGGCTGGTGCCGGCACTGAAGATGATCGCGGCGCCGATGGTCCTGGCGGGCATCGGGATCGTCCTGTCCGTCGTCGGCATCTACATGGTGCGGACCAAGGAAGACGCGACGATGGGGCAACTGCTCAAGGCCCTGCGTGTCGGCATCTATGGCAGCAGCGCGCTGATCGCCGTGGCAGCGTTCATCATCTGCTGGCTGCTGTTCTCGGGGATCAGCGGAGTCAGCTTCGTGGGCATCTGGGTGGCGATCCTGGCGGGGCTCGTGGCGGGCAACGTTATCGGGTATGCCACCGAGTACTACACGAGCTACGAGTTCTCGCCGACGAAGCGGATCGCCGAGCAGGCGGTCACGGGGCCGGCGACCGTGATCATCGCTGGCATCGCGACGGGCATGAAGAGCGCGTGGGCGGCCGTGACGACGACCGTGATCGCGATCCTGGTGGCGTTCGTGGCGGCGGGCGGGTCGCAGGAGTTCCTGCTGGGCCTCTACGGCGTGGGCATCTCCGCGGTAGGCATGCTGGCGACACTGGGCATCACGCTGGCGACCGACGCGTACGGGCCGATTGCCGACAACGCGGGCGGCAACGCGGAAATGACCGGCCAGGAGCCGTATGTGCGGCACCGGACGGACGCCCTGGACTCGCTGGGCAATACGACGGCGGCGACGGGCAAGGGCTTCGCGATCGGGTCGGCGGCACTCACTGCGCTGGCGCTGCTGGCGGCGTATGTCGAGGAAGTTCGCATTGGCCAGATCCGTGAGGCGCGGGCCGAGATCATGAACGTGGTTCAGGAGGCGCAACCGAGCGAGGCGATCTACTACGGGCATGGCAAGTTCGCGCAGCGGATCGGCGCGGGCAACACCGACTCGGATTTCGGCTGCCTGATGCTCATCGAGCCGAGTCCGCCGCCTGCCGAGCTGACGCTGGGGACGAAGCTGACCAGCATCAGCGAGCCGAACGAGGAGAACGTCCGGCTGGCGACGCTCGGGGCGCACACGCTGCGGCTGGTGAACGCGCGGCGGTCGTCAATGGCGCAGTACATGGCGTTCTATGACGTGACGCTGATGAACCCGAAGACGTTGTGCGGGCTGTTCTGCGGCGTGCTGCTGGTGTTCGTGTTCTGCGCGATGACGATGCAGGCGGTCGGCCGCGCGGCGTACCGGATGATGAAGGAGTGCCGCGTCCAGTTCGAGAAAGTGCGGGCGTACCTGCGCGGCCAGGGCAAGGACGAAGCCTACGTCAACGACCCGGACAACTGGCCGCGACAGCAGATCGAGTTCCAGGGCGCGAAGGTGCCCGACTATGCGAAGGCCGTCGCGATCTCGACACGCGGCGCGCAGCGCGAGATGGTGATCCCGTCGCTGATGGCCATCATCGTGCCCGTGCTGGTCGGGTTGGTCTTCGACGTGCCGGGTGTGATGGGCCTGCTGGCCGGCGGTCTGACGGCCGGGTTCGCGGTGGCGATCTTCATGGCGAACGCGGGCGGGGCGTGGGACAACGCCAAGAAGCTGATCGAGACGTTCGGCAAGATCACCGCGCGGCAGTGCCTGGAGGATGCGGCGGTGCTGGAACGCATTCCGCAGGCGATTCGGGCGGACATCAAGGCGCGCGCGCAACTGGCCACGAACGGCGGCCACCCGGACAAGATCGTCTACGGCAAGGGTTCCGACGATCACAAGGCCGGCGTCGTCGGCGACACGGTCGGCGATCCGTTCAAGGATACGTCCGGCCCGAGCCTGAACATTTTAATCAAGCTGATGAGCATGGTCTCGGTCGTGTTCGCCGGTCTGATCGTCAAGTACGCGCCGCTGATCACGGCCTGGCTGGGCCTGGGTGGCTAG
- the rsfS gene encoding ribosome silencing factor produces the protein MSSEDARAFAVMTARIAAEQKTENICVLDLRGLSNLADYFVIGTGTSGRQMHAVLDHVREHAATVGRRHFNIGDSRDASWLLADYVDVVVHLFDAEHREYYDLDGLWGDAPRVDWQPSRDAVGGTAAV, from the coding sequence GTGAGCAGTGAGGACGCGCGCGCGTTCGCGGTGATGACCGCGCGGATCGCCGCGGAGCAGAAGACTGAGAACATCTGCGTGCTCGACCTGCGCGGGTTGAGCAATCTGGCCGATTACTTCGTGATCGGGACGGGTACGTCGGGCCGACAGATGCACGCCGTCCTGGACCACGTCCGCGAGCACGCCGCCACGGTCGGGCGGCGGCACTTCAACATCGGCGACAGCCGTGACGCGAGCTGGCTGCTGGCGGACTACGTCGACGTGGTAGTCCACCTGTTCGACGCCGAGCACCGCGAATACTACGACCTGGACGGGCTTTGGGGAGATGCACCGCGCGTGGACTGGCAGCCCTCGAGGGATGCGGTCGGGGGGACCGCGGCGGTGTAG
- the tpx gene encoding thiol peroxidase produces MTERKGVITFQGNPLTLVGPALKVGSEAPHFTLTANDLSDLRCAAYHGKILVLSVVPSLDTPVCATQTRTFNQRATQLGQDVTVLTVSMDLPFAQKRFCGAEGIERVVTASDYKHRAFGAAFGVLIKELGLLARAVFVLDRQGQVVHAEYVPEVTHEPNYDAALAAVKATS; encoded by the coding sequence ATGACCGAGCGAAAAGGTGTCATTACATTTCAGGGCAATCCGCTGACACTCGTCGGGCCCGCGCTGAAGGTGGGCAGCGAGGCACCGCATTTCACGTTGACCGCCAATGATCTCTCAGACCTGCGGTGCGCGGCATACCACGGCAAGATCCTCGTACTCAGCGTGGTTCCCAGCCTGGACACGCCGGTCTGCGCCACGCAGACGCGGACGTTCAACCAGCGCGCCACACAGCTCGGCCAGGATGTGACCGTGCTCACGGTCAGCATGGACCTGCCGTTCGCGCAAAAGCGCTTCTGCGGCGCGGAAGGCATCGAGCGCGTCGTGACGGCCAGCGACTACAAGCACCGCGCGTTTGGCGCGGCGTTCGGCGTGCTCATCAAGGAACTCGGCCTGCTGGCGCGGGCCGTATTCGTGCTCGATCGCCAGGGCCAGGTGGTCCACGCTGAATACGTGCCGGAAGTCACCCACGAACCAAATTACGACGCGGCGCTGGCGGCCGTGAAAGCGACGTCATAG